In the Gossypium arboreum isolate Shixiya-1 chromosome 10, ASM2569848v2, whole genome shotgun sequence genome, one interval contains:
- the LOC108468586 gene encoding aspartic proteinase nepenthesin-1-like: protein MALLYSLCCVSFSALVIVALYVSPVVSTSRRVLGDYGKLEIGFRVTLKHVDSSKNLTKWERIQRGIKRGNHRLQRLNAMVLAASGDSAEVQAPIVAGNGEFLMDLSIGTPPNSYSAILDTGSDLIWTQCKPCTQCFDQSTPIFDPQKSSTFTKLSCSSDLCEALPQSTCSDGSCEYLYTYGDYSSTQGVMATETFKFDSVSVPNIGFGCGEDNEGDGFSQGSGLVGLGRGPLSLVSQLKEPKFSYCLTAMDETQKSLLLMGSIASANESLGEMRTTPLIRNPSQPSFYYLSLQGITVGSTRLPIKESTFALEDNGSGGVIIDSGTTITYLEQAAFSVLKKAFILEMKLPVDTLSSTGLDLCFTLPSGSTQVEVPKLVFHFDGADLDLPAENYMIADSSSGVICLAMGGSSGMSIFGNVQQQNMLVVHDLEKETVSFIQTQCQNI, encoded by the coding sequence ATGGCGTTACTCTATTCTTTATGTTGTGTCTCATTTTCGGCACTGGTGATAGTCGCATTGTACGTCTCCCCGGTGGTTTCGACGTCGAGGCGAGTGTTAGGAGATTACGGTAAGCTCGAAATCGGGTTCAGGGTCACGCTCAAGCATgttgattcaagcaagaatttaACCAAATGGGAGCGGATCCAACGTGGGATAAAGCGTGGGAATCACAGGCTGCAGAGGTTGAACGCTATGGTTTTAGCAGCCAGCGGTGATTCGGCTGAGGTTCAAGCGCCTATCGTTGCTGGGAACGGCGAGTTTCTAATGGACTTATCGATAGGGACTCCACCGAATAGTTACTCTGCGATCTTGGACACCGGAAGTGATTTAATATGGACTCAATGCAAGCCTTGTACCCAATGTTTCGATCAATCTACCCCCATCTTCGACCCGCAAAAATCTTCGACGTTCACCAAGTTGTCATGCTCGAGCGACCTATGTGAAGCACTTCCGCAATCAACATGCAGCGATGGGTCATGTGAGTATCTCTACACATACGGCGATTACTCCTCGACACAAGGGGTCATGGCAACCGAAACATTCAAATTTGACAGTGTTTCGGTTCCGAACATCGGATTCGGGTGCGGAGAAGACAATGAGGGGGACGGATTTTCGCAAGGCTCAGGCCTCGTAGGGCTGGGGCGTGGACCATTATCATTAGTTTCACAACTAAAAGAACCCAAGTTTTCATATTGCTTAACCGCCATGGATGAGACCCAGAAAAGCCTACTGTTGATGGGGTCAATAGCAAGTGCAAATGAATCATTAGGTGAAATGAGGACCACTCCATTGATACGTAACCCATCCCAACCATCTTTTTACTATCTTTCACTCCAAGGAATCACAGTGGGAAGCACTCGCTTGCCTATCAAGGAATCAACTTTTGCACTCGAAGACAACGGCAGCGGCGGTGTAATCATCGACTCCGGCACCACTATCACGTATCTCGAACAAGCTGCTTTCAGCGTGCTAAAAAAGGCATTCATCTTGGAAATGAAGCTTCCCGTCGACACTTTGAGTTCAACAGGGCTTGACCTTTGCTTCACCTTGCCATCAGGTTCAACCCAAGTTGAAGTACCTAAACTTGTATTCCATTTCGACGGAGCGGATTTGGATCTACCGGCAGAGAATTATATGATCGCGGACTCGAGCTCGGGGGTAATTTGTTTGGCGATGGGAGGCTCGAGTGGGATGTCGATCTTTGGCAACGTTCAACAGCAGAATATGTTGGTTGTTCACGATCTGGAGAAGGAAACTGTGTCCTTCATTCAAACACAATGCCAAAATATATGA